One Acinetobacter pullicarnis genomic region harbors:
- a CDS encoding DUF2804 domain-containing protein: MDLIQENGQPRYGRFSELPVSINIDQYIYKTPFGKIREGWHKSLKFKKFKFCSIQHEHYTIGMAIADIAWAGHGFIYVYDHLSQEVIEWNSIQFLARNTVVDEQPNYNQSYFHKAPFQLDIQHANGVRYLQVKKHDEIVFQARIFCAGTDPLSMCSPTGINGWTYTQKQSSLAVEGFFLNKSKQRIEFDAKSLASLDDTCGFLRPETSWFWLSCNFWDEQGNRIGLNLASGVNESFGNENALWVNGVLQPLSDVLFEQLDEQRWSIRSLDQCLNLVVTTGWRRYENLNLRLVGSQFSQWQSRVSGTIHLDGCEQGTVFDHEYALLEQHYAKW; encoded by the coding sequence ATGGATTTAATTCAAGAAAATGGTCAGCCACGCTATGGACGGTTTAGTGAACTACCTGTATCCATCAATATTGATCAATACATTTATAAAACACCTTTTGGTAAAATCCGAGAAGGTTGGCATAAATCATTAAAATTTAAAAAATTTAAATTTTGCTCAATTCAACATGAACATTACACCATCGGTATGGCGATTGCAGATATTGCCTGGGCGGGGCATGGCTTTATCTATGTTTATGATCATTTGAGCCAAGAAGTGATTGAATGGAATTCGATTCAATTTCTCGCACGAAATACCGTGGTTGATGAACAACCCAATTATAATCAAAGCTATTTTCATAAGGCACCGTTTCAACTGGATATTCAGCATGCCAATGGGGTGCGTTACTTACAGGTCAAAAAACACGATGAAATTGTATTTCAGGCACGGATTTTTTGCGCAGGCACCGACCCTTTAAGTATGTGTAGTCCGACAGGCATCAATGGTTGGACCTATACCCAAAAACAAAGTAGCTTGGCGGTTGAAGGCTTTTTTCTGAATAAAAGCAAACAACGGATTGAATTTGATGCCAAAAGCTTGGCTTCATTGGATGATACCTGTGGCTTTTTACGGCCTGAAACCTCTTGGTTTTGGCTGTCTTGTAATTTTTGGGATGAGCAAGGTAATCGCATTGGGCTAAATTTGGCTTCTGGTGTGAACGAAAGTTTTGGCAATGAAAATGCCTTGTGGGTCAATGGGGTATTACAGCCACTCTCCGATGTATTGTTTGAGCAGTTGGATGAACAACGTTGGTCGATTCGTTCACTGGATCAATGTTTAAATCTTGTGGTCACCACGGGGTGGCGCAGATATGAAAATTTAAACTTACGTTTGGTCGGGAGCCAGTTTAGCCAATGGCAGTCACGGGTTTCGGGTACGATTCATTTAGATGGTTGTGAGCAAGGCACAGTGTTTGATCATGAATATGCCTTACTCGAACAGCACTATGCCAAGTGGTAA
- a CDS encoding Na+/H+ antiporter NhaC family protein, whose translation MTIDTTAKTQARALALLPLLVFLAIFLGSGIYHSLIGTEFAFYQIKAPVAALPAIILAILIYRGPMNEAIETFLSGARHANLILMFMVFMLAGAFASVSTAIGSVEATVQFGLSIIPAAFVLPMLFIISAFIATAMGTSMGTIAACAPIAFGFANATDIGVAYAIGAVVGGAMFGDNLSMISDTTIAATRSLNVELRAKFSVNIWIALPASIITLLVYLFSSHGSQVIAHQDYNVWLILPYLAVFFLAFSRLHVLAVLTIGILLSGLLGILIQPEFNLLKLNSSIYDGFTGMFEVALLSMFLGGLSTIMQKEGGLNWLIQRIYRLTAMFKVGRQRAGEIGISFLVVFSNLFVANNTVAIILAGDMAREVAQEYGVNPKRAAALLDIFSCVVQGLIPYGAQLLLACSIAKISPVELIGNVYYCWVLAVFALLAIAFRFPRMREQHA comes from the coding sequence ATGACCATAGACACCACGGCTAAAACACAGGCCCGTGCGCTTGCGCTGTTACCCCTTCTTGTATTTTTAGCGATCTTTCTTGGCAGTGGAATTTACCACTCCCTCATTGGCACTGAGTTTGCTTTTTACCAAATAAAAGCGCCTGTTGCCGCTTTGCCAGCCATTATTTTGGCCATCTTGATTTATCGTGGCCCAATGAATGAAGCCATTGAAACTTTTTTATCCGGTGCGCGACACGCCAATCTGATTTTAATGTTTATGGTGTTTATGCTCGCTGGTGCTTTTGCCAGCGTATCAACCGCCATTGGTAGTGTCGAAGCTACAGTGCAATTTGGCTTGTCGATCATCCCAGCGGCTTTTGTCTTACCAATGTTGTTCATCATCTCCGCATTTATTGCTACAGCGATGGGCACCTCAATGGGCACCATTGCCGCCTGTGCACCGATTGCCTTTGGTTTTGCCAATGCCACCGACATTGGCGTGGCCTATGCCATTGGTGCGGTGGTGGGGGGCGCTATGTTTGGTGATAATCTTTCAATGATCTCTGACACCACCATTGCAGCCACACGCAGCTTAAATGTGGAACTGCGCGCCAAGTTCAGTGTCAATATTTGGATTGCTCTACCAGCCTCGATCATCACCTTATTGGTCTATCTCTTTAGCAGTCATGGCTCACAGGTCATTGCTCATCAAGACTATAATGTTTGGCTGATCTTGCCTTATTTGGCGGTGTTCTTCCTCGCCTTTAGTCGCTTACATGTCTTGGCCGTATTGACGATTGGGATCTTACTCTCTGGTCTATTGGGCATTTTAATCCAACCAGAGTTCAACCTACTCAAACTCAATAGCTCCATTTATGATGGTTTTACCGGCATGTTTGAAGTGGCATTATTGTCGATGTTCTTGGGTGGCCTCTCGACCATTATGCAAAAAGAAGGTGGCTTAAACTGGTTAATTCAACGCATCTACCGTCTGACGGCCATGTTTAAAGTCGGTCGACAACGTGCTGGTGAAATTGGGATTAGTTTTTTGGTGGTTTTTTCCAACCTCTTTGTTGCAAATAATACCGTGGCGATTATTTTAGCTGGGGATATGGCCCGTGAAGTGGCCCAAGAATATGGCGTCAACCCAAAACGTGCTGCAGCCCTATTGGATATTTTCTCTTGTGTGGTGCAAGGCTTAATTCCCTATGGTGCACAACTGTTGTTGGCCTGTTCAATTGCGAAAATCTCTCCGGTTGAATTAATTGGCAATGTTTATTACTGCTGGGTGCTGGCAGTGTTCGCACTGCTTGCGATTGCCTTCCGTTTTCCGAGAATGCGTGAGCAACACGCTTAA
- a CDS encoding metal-dependent hydrolase codes for MNAPLQHTVSPVVRRHLDFKLDQIPRFWFNNDPFRSRMFDALSLTFPEGERYFIKSVRLFRAKINDPALQQRVTDFIQQEAQHGIAHEQMNQQMKLQGMPVDQFIQRLSQVFKHDLTYRSPQFNIAMTAAAEHLTALMAETFYSKKATLATAHPYVRALFAWHAIEEMEHRDVAFDVMQQVAHVPENLRKFSLILISLLMFNFTLYRTQVMLKQDGFTLIQRIKMTAHGLPWFIGKKGILSSMRTAYMDWFKTDFHPNQHAVLEQYQVWVDTLAATGDPIAAGDALWQAASD; via the coding sequence ATGAATGCACCTCTCCAACACACTGTTTCGCCTGTGGTCAGGCGCCATCTCGACTTTAAACTCGATCAAATTCCACGTTTTTGGTTTAACAACGATCCTTTTCGTAGCCGCATGTTCGATGCACTCAGCCTGACCTTCCCCGAAGGCGAACGTTATTTCATAAAAAGTGTACGGTTGTTCCGCGCCAAAATTAACGATCCCGCCTTACAACAACGCGTGACCGACTTTATTCAACAAGAAGCCCAACACGGGATTGCGCATGAACAAATGAATCAACAAATGAAACTGCAAGGGATGCCTGTCGATCAATTCATTCAGCGCCTAAGCCAAGTCTTCAAACATGATCTGACCTATCGCTCACCACAATTTAACATTGCCATGACGGCAGCCGCTGAACATTTAACCGCACTGATGGCCGAAACTTTTTATAGCAAAAAAGCCACTTTGGCGACTGCTCACCCCTATGTACGCGCCTTATTTGCTTGGCATGCAATTGAGGAAATGGAGCATCGTGATGTGGCTTTTGATGTGATGCAGCAAGTAGCGCATGTACCTGAAAATTTACGTAAATTTAGTTTAATTCTGATTAGCTTGTTGATGTTTAACTTCACCCTTTACCGCACCCAAGTCATGCTCAAACAGGATGGCTTTACGCTCATACAACGCATCAAGATGACGGCACATGGCTTACCGTGGTTTATCGGTAAAAAAGGGATTTTATCGAGTATGCGCACGGCCTATATGGACTGGTTTAAAACTGACTTCCACCCCAATCAACATGCTGTTCTTGAGCAATATCAAGTCTGGGTTGATACCTTAGCCGCGACTGGCGATCCGATTGCCGCAGGTGATGCACTTTGGCAAGCAGCAAGTGACTAA